In the Pecten maximus chromosome 5, xPecMax1.1, whole genome shotgun sequence genome, TTAAGATATGATCGATTCTTCTATACTTCTTAATAGTATTGTGCATATATTCAGTTCAGGAAAATAGCTCACATCTTAAACATTGTAAGTTATCAATGATAAAAAACGaagatggtttttttttcatccagCTTTTTGAATAATTTCCCAAGTTGGATCAGATAACGTTTGTAACAAGCGTAACTcagtagataaatatataataacagaAATACGattcataacataaaaaatatttaaaagtaataattacatatgggtttgatttaagatatatattttacttatgatatattacatcttacatcaaatcatttaaaatgttcatattttatgcaatatatacatgtagataaacatAATACATCTATCTGATCATATTACATAACacaacataatttgtaaaacgCACCTCAGGGGCTTTATATAGCCTTTATAGGTTAACCACAgaggttaacactgtagtgatttgttttatttgtaaacaagATATCAGACATCTCAAAGTTTGAACAccgtaaacaaatatttcaaaacaatgatataactgACATAAAACTTAGTGTATAATAGAGACAATATATAATTTGGCTtgtcatatttacatatattcatCATGTTATATTTACTTTGTTGATAAACTGGgatatatgtaataaacatcaaaaacaactttgaatgataataatgatcgttattttcattgttattaATATACTAATCTCTCTTGGTACATAAATGAATATATGAGTAATCTACAATAACAGAACAAGATAATTTATAAGTGATCATATAATTTTAACAAATCGTAATTAActacaatatatgtttttaaaccTGCGTACAGAAACAgcattaatgaaaaatattttctactgtagaaaaaaatactttcacaaaatacataaaagggagataacttacaTATAGGCTTATGTACAACATATAGACACATGGCTATGTATCCAGCGAGTCCAACGTACACGGTAGTAACCGTTATCATCATGATAAAAGGTTTCGTTTTCATCAATTACATATGAAGTATTGGACTTTTTATCAGGTTTTgtcaacaacaaatatatatatatatatagaagctATGACCTCGAATTTTGTGGCATTGAGTTATCGACTATACTCATGTGTGATTGAAAAGAaaactctatatatatatgataattataaaaataaataaatgaaaaaaaataaaaacactatTTACAGCGAAATAAGATTAAGAATTATGAGGTATAGAGAGAATTTAACTTGGCatagaaatatttacataagGAACGTGATATATTTATAGAGAAATTTTATAGGATTTTTTcgcattgtaatatatacaccAGCAAACTGATCTATTTACAGAAGCTATGACCTCGAATTTTGTGGCATTGAGTGATTGACTATACTCATGTGTGATTGAAAAGAAAACTCTTTGGCGCGTCATAgctatgtatagatatatacatatacaaagataaataaCGTGATATATTTACGGGAAAAAATTCTAGACACTTTTGGACAACTAATATTCGTAATATATACCAGGAACGGAGATAATTTTTCGAATGTTAAGAAAGCAAATAATTTTTTCCGTTTTTAGAATATATTATTTCCTGTGGTACATGAGcaaaataaacaatgaaaagCGAACATTAGCAACTCATAAAAACATACAGAAAAATATcaagtttattattttttcaaaattagcaaaacaaatcaaatactTACACTGATAGgtgtcaggggagataactctcataTCGGTATATCCAGCGAGTCCGATAAACATGATACCAATGATAATCACTAGAAGATAATTCATTCTTACGCGTAAAGACAATGATTAATAATGTGGtccaatataaaataaacactaTTTACAGcaaaaaatgaataaacaaaaataaataaaaaaataaataaataaaaaaactaaaaaataaataaataaaaaatacaatacatgcaTGAAAGAAGAGTTTGCATTAAAAGACAATGCAATCTTATTACAAAACGAGAATACCATAAGGCagaacaatatacattgtacccgTTCAAAAAgtgtatttgataattaaacCTATTTTAAAATATGCAACAACAGATTATCTTGTTGATTTGAtctgatttataaatattatacatgAGTCGCGTATCATATTTGTCAGTATGACAAAGGGTGAATTGTTTGTAGATTATACGGTAATATAGTGTCAATTGAAACAAACTGTATTGATATAGCATTGATTATAAGTTTGTTATTTatgcattgatgtcaatttgtttagtttcatcggggtatgaaaaaaattgtttgcaaactgtatgaatccgtgtagcggattcttacagaagtttgcaaacacattttttcataccccgatgaaactgaaaaacaattgacatcaacgcttaaaattaatttttgaaaataatcttCTAACTTAAAACATACTTTATGTACAATTGTACTGGCCTAAGTggtataaaaagaaaaaaaaatctcaaccaatcagaatgccGCATTCtacgtacaaacaatggaaaattaattatatatcattacatgaACAGCTTATAGTGAATAGTACTGCCATCAATGATTGCTGTAATTTTTCAGGTCGTGAATTACTTTATTTTGAAACTGGAAGGTAGTTTTTATCATACAAGGTTTATCAAAGATATACAACTGACTTCATACGCGGAGATAAATACTTAAAGGAAAATACATTATTGAGGAACcatgacaaaaatatgtattaatcTATTATCAATATATCAAGAATATTATCTATCACATTACAAAATACTactatttatgtaaattttgtacaaaataaaataatatcatactataatatatctaaacatatgtttattatataattcCATTGTAATGTACGCTATCAGCACATAAACACTGGTATTGGGTATGACTCTATGTACATGCTTCACTGTATagttttaataataataatacaggTTTAATGTATGGTTCCATTGTAATGTATACTATGATCAAATTAACACTGGTGTCGGGCGTGTCGCTATATACAGGTTTTTATGTATGGTTCCATTGTAATGTATACTATAAACTCATGAACACTGCTATCGGGAGTGTCTCTTTATACAGGTTTAATTATGGTTCCATTGTAATGTACACTATAAAGTCATGAACACTGGTATCGGGAGTGTCGCTATATACAGGTTCAATGTATGGTCACATTGTAATGTATACTATAAACACATGAATACTGGTATCGGGCGTGTCGCTATATGCAGGTTTAATGTATGGTTCCATTGTAATGTATACTATAAACTCATGAATACTGGTATCGGGCGTGTCATTGATCTCAGCTTTCCTTCTAATGCCACAAATATAGAAGATATGGTAACGTTCATCCCTGCTATCCTACATCAATCTTAATAACAACGTTTCAGCATAGGTTCATGATTTCATGATAAACCGTATGCATCAAGTGTCTAATTAAAGCTAAATGTGAGGGTCTGGAAACTATAAAGTATTTATTCAAGGTCACGCGTAATTAAAATTATGCTAAGGAAAAGGAAACTGATCTATTAAGTACGAGTTCATTTCAGTTTGTCCATTTTCACGTGCTTTGTCCAATACAGTTTTGCCTCTGCTATCTTTCAAATTTAaaggaacatatatatatatatatatatatatctttctgaGTCTTGCCCTTTAGAGTAAAATCTTGTACATATTAAAACACTCTTCTTGACCTGAGTGTGTAATATAAGGAGACATCTTTGTTTTTACTCTGTTACAACTGTTCTTTCATATTTGTCTATCGAAGCTGACATGAATAGTTTTCTTTTTTCATCATTCGTGTTGTGGAGAACGAAGCCAGATATTGATGATTGAAACCATTCGATATTACCAGATACGGCAATGAAATGAACATTACACAACTTTATGATCCTGTTTTGCAATTAGACCGTTCATGAATAGTTTTCTTTCTGTTTCGTTCAAAACTTTGAAAACTAACGCAGCGATTGATTAAAACACCCTTCATTTCCAAATTCTGTAATCAAATGAAGGCAGTGATGATCAATTGCATCTTTTTGTGAAAGTAATCTAGGATATTTTTCGATTAAGTTCAAGTAAAACTCAAAACAACCTACATGAAGAACTGTCAATCCATTTTCAGAGTctaaataaattgttattttttctattttattttctctttcaTATATTTGAGAACTAAAGCAGCTATTGGATGAAAACATGTTTCATTTCCGGATTCGGCAATGAAATGACGGCAGTGTGGATTGATTCGATCTTTGTGTGAACGTAATCTATCAATTGTCGATCAAATTCAAGGAAAACGTGTGTATGCCCTTTAAACAAGAAACACGTAGAACTGACCTGCAATCTTTGTCTAGAAGAGCCTCCATGAATTGTTCTTTGAGGGCTAAAAAAGTTATTGATTGAAAACCCTTTACGTTGCCGGGCAGTGCAATTAAAAAGAGCCAGTGATCATTTTGGTATCTTCGTGAAAGTAATCTAGAATATTTATTAATGAAGTTGAAGCAGAAATATCTGTACCTTCCAAACAGTCATGATGTAGAACTGTCAATCATTTTTTGTCTATCAGAGTCTCCATGAATGATTCCCTTTCTGTTTCATTCATATCTTTTAGAACCAAAGCAGCTATTGATTGAAAGCACTCTTCATTCCCGGACAATGCAACAAGATGAAGACAGTGTCGATCAAGTTGGTCTTTTTGTGAAAGTAATTTAGGGTATTTTTCGATTAAGTTCAAGCAAATATGTGTGTGCCCTTCCAAACAGGCATGATGTAGAACTGTCCTTCCATCTTTGTCTATCAGGGCCTTCATGAATTGTTCTCTTTCGGTTTCGTTCATATCTTTTAGAACGAAAGCAGCTATCGATTGAAAGCACTCTTCATTCCCGGACAATGCAACAAAATGAAGACAGTGCCGGTTAAGTTGGTCCTTTTGTGAAAGTAATTTAGGATATATGTTAATTAACTTCAAGCAAAAATCTTTGTGTCCTTTCAACAGGCATGGTGTAGAACTGTCCATCCATTTTTTTCTATCAGAGTCCTCCAGAATAGTCTCTTTTGTTCGTTCATATCTTTTAGACAAAAGCACTATTGATTGAAAACACTCTACATTCCGGATACTGCAATGAAATAAAGACAATGTTGATCAATTTGGTCTTTTTGTGAAAGTAATTTAGGATATTTCTCAATTAATTTCAAGCAAAAATCTTTGTTTCCTTTCAAACATGCATGATGTAGCAGTGTTAATCCATTTTTGTCTATCATAGCCTCCATGAAAAGTTCTCTTTCTTTTCGTTCATATCTTGAGAGCTAAACGAGTTATTGATTGAAAACAATTTACATTGCCGGACATTGCATTGAGATGAAGACAGTGCCGATCCATTGGGTCCTTTTGTGAAAATAATCTAGGATATTTTTCGATCAAGTCCAAGCACAAATCGGTGCGTCCATTCAAACAGGCAAAATGTAGAACTGTCAATCCATTTTTGTCTATCAGAGTCTCCATGAATAATTCTCTTTCTGTTTCGTTCATATCTTTGAGAGCTAAAAGAGTTATTGATTGAAAACACTTTACGTTGCCTGACATTGCATTGAGATGAAGACAGTGCCGATCCATTGGGTCCTTTTGTGAAAATAATCTAGGAAATTTTTTGATCAAGTCCAAGCACAAATCGTTGCGTCCATTCAAACAGGAATAATGTAGAACTGTCCAGCCATTATTGTCTACAAGAGCATCCTGGAATCGTTCTCTTTCTGCTTCGTTCATATCTTTGAGGGCCAAATGAGTTATTGATTGAAAACACTTTACATTGCCGGACATTGCAATGAGATGAAGACAGTGCCGATCCATTTGGTCCCTTTGTGAAAATAATCTAGGATATTTTTCGATCAAGTTCAAGCACAAATCGGTGCGTCCATTCAAACAGGCATGATATAGAACTGTCCAGCCTTTATTGTCTACAAGAGCCTCCAGGAATTGTTCTCTTTCGGTTTCGTTCACATCTTTGAGGGCTAAAAGAGTTATTGATTGAAAACACTCTACATTGCCTAATTGGGCAATCAAATGAAGGCAGTGCCGGCCAATTTTGTCTGTTTGTGAAAACAATCTAGGAAAATTTTCAACCAATTCTAGGCAAAAATCTTTGTTTCCTATTAAACAGGCAACATGTAGAACTGTCCATCCATTTTTGTCTATCAGACTCTCCATGAATAATTCTCTTTCTGTTTCGTTCATATCTTTGAGAGCTAAAGCAGCTATTGCTTGAAAACACTCTACATTGCCGAGTTCTGCAATCAAATGAAGGCAATGGTGATCAATTTGGTCTTTTTGATGAAGTAATCTAGGATATTTTTCGATCAAGTGGAAACTAATATCTCTGTGTCCTTTGAAACAGGCGTGATGTAGAACTGTCCATCCTTTTTTGTCTATCAGAGTCTCAAAGAACCGTTGTCTTTCTTTGTCGTTCATATCTTTGAGAGCAAAAGCAGCTATTGATTGAAAACACTCTACATTGCCGGACATTGCAATGAAATGAAGGCAATGCTGATCAATTTGGTCTTTTTGATGAAGTAATCTAGGATATTTTTCGATCAAGTGGAAACTAATATCTCTGTGTCCTTTGAAACAAGCATGATGTAGAACTGTCAATCCTTTTTTGTCTATCAGAGTCTCCATGAACCGTTGTCTTCCATTGTCGTTCATATCTTTGAGAGCTAAAGCAGCTATTGAATGAAAACACTCTACATTGCCGGACATTGCAATGAAATGAAGGCAATGCTGATCAATTTGGTCTTTTTGATGAAGTAATCTAGGATATTTTTCGATCAAGTGGAAACTAATATCTCTGTGTCCTTTGAAACAGGCGTGATGTAGAACTGTCCATCCTTTTTTGTCTATCAGAGTCTCAATGAACCGTTGTCTGTCTTTGTCGTTCATATCTTTGAGAGCAAAAGCAGCTATTGATTGAAAACTCTCTACATTGCCGGACATTGCAATGAAATGAAGGCAGTGGTGATCAATTTTGTCTTTTTGATTTAGTAATCGAGGATATTTTTCGATCAAGTTGACGCTAATATCTTTGTGTCCTTTCGAGCAGGCATAATGTAGAACTGTCCATCCATTTTTGTCTATCAGAGTCTCAAAGAACCGTTGTCTTTCTTTGTCGTTCATATCTTTGAGAGCAAAAGCAGCTATTGATTGAAAACACTCTACATTGCCGGACATTGCAATGTAATGAAGGCAGTGGTGATCAATTTCGTCTTTTTGATTTAGTAATCGAGGATATTTTTCGATCAAGTTTACGCTTATATCTCTGTGTCCTTTCGAGCAGGCATAATTTAGAACTGTCAATCCATTTTTGTCTATCAGAGTCTCAATGAACAGTTGTCTTTCTTTGTCGTTCATATCTCTGAGTGCTAAAGCAGCTATTGATTGAAAACTCTCTACATTGCCGGACATTGCAATGAAATGAAGGCAGTGGCGATCAATTTGGTCTTTTTTATGAATCAATCTGGGATATTTTGTTATCAAGTAAGAACTCATGACTCTGTGTCCGTTCACACAGGCATAATGCAATGCTGTGAACCCATTACTGTCTTCCAGTAATTTCTCAATGTCTAggttattttgatttttaattattaaagCAGTTGCTGCTTTAAACCATTCGATTTTGCCACTACAAGCAATGTGATGTAGACAGCTAATGCCATTGCGATTTTTAAGTAAATTCGCCGGACTTATGGGTAATAGTTTTACACATAGCTCTTCGTTTCCAGAAGAGCACGCCCAAAGTAAAATTGTTTTACCGTCTTCATCTATCAGCGATTCCGTCATGCCGTTCTGACACATACTCTTGAAAACGCTTTCAATGTCCCTCTGTGTGAGTATACCAAGCATACAAGTGTTTGCTATCAATGACAGACCACTAGCACCGATAAGATTTTTTTGTCTTAACAGGTAGTGATATTGTTTCATTAGATACAGTATCATCTGTCTTTGTCTTGCTAGAATTGCCATATGCAATACATTAGAACCGAGTTCATCCgttaatgttttaaatgatagTTTTCGCTCCTCATCACTTTGACAGTCCTGAATGAAGAAGCTGGCTGCTATTTGAAAACATTCAACTGATCCAATTATTGCAATAAGTTGTAAACAATGACCATATTCGCGTTTGTCCACTTGTAACAACTGGACCTGGAAAAGTTCGGAAAGGTATGCACATATATCATGCCGACCATAAATGCATGCCTCACGGAAAATTTCCCACTTTTGGCTGTTACTGAGTGGTTTTGATATATCTAGCATCTTCATAATTTTCGACCTTGCCACCTCGTGCAGCACAAAGATATGACCTGTAATCTGGTTCAATGTTTTGTTTAAGAAGGTATGCTGAACAGTCAACATTTCCTTCTAAGAGTGCTACATCTAGTGCATATTTCATATGGCTGGTTAACTCTTGTATCTTTAAGATTTGCATTAAATGGCTAAGGAGTAAAACTGCATTCATCTTAGCAGCGTAGATAAGAAAGCAGCTGTTATTTTCTCGAGCCAAATTTTCAGCCAAAAATATCAACTGATCACTTTCAATAACCATTACGTGACTCAAAGATATTATCAGTGGAATGGTTGTGTTAAATGTAATGAAATACTCTTTTGCGGAATATTTCTTTGATTTGAACCAATTTAAAAATCCAGTGATAAATTCTTTGTCATTCCATAGCGACATGGAAGCTACTGCCACGTAACTTGAGTGTTGTTTTGATTCAAGTTCTCGCAATATGCGCTGGTAAGCGATTTCATAGATGTTCTCATCTATCACTACCTTATTTAGTACATCTGTACATTTACTTGTTGCTACGTAGTGTAAACAACTGCAGGGGCAGTCTTTAAGGAAACCACTTGGCGTCACTTCCCCATAGAGGATAGCAGTAACGTCTTGTATAGAGTCATGGAAGAATTTAAAGATGCCTTTCTCTTTACGTACAAAAGAACCACATAAAATATTAAGGCCACGCTGCAGACACTGAGGTTGTGCTTCAAGTGATTCAGCATTTTTATTTGAATCAGGAAAGACATGGGATGCCACGCTGAATACATGTGCTATCCCTTCTTTGTCAAaacattcattttgaaaatcaagTCGTTTTGTTGAGACAGGTTCTCGGGATAGCAAAAGATACAACAACGCAGTTTGTTTTGCTTTGCTGAACTTCTCCTTTATCACTGTTCTAATGCTCTCTAATGGTCTTATGAAATAACCCGCTCTCTTTGGATGCAAATCTGGAGTTATTCTGAATATACGGCAGCATTCAGGAAATCCAATTGGCGGAGAAGCAGCAACTATTTGACGAATCTCATTTTCTGAAAATGGTCGAAAATTATCTATCGTCTGTGTATATATGCTTAGCAGCTTTTCTCTTTCCTCCTCTAAAATGTAATCAGAAGAGCTGAGATCAATGACATTCTCATCATCAAACAGTGAGAAACAACCAAGCTTAGATTTGTACTCGTGATATATGTCATTTCTTAATGTAATGATCAAATAATTTGCTAAATCCTTCCCCACTACGATTGATTTGATAATGTCGGCATGTTGTCTCCACCATGTCAAATCCTGCAGTACATCAGAACTGTAGCCTAACAGATCATCCAATAAAATGGCAAGATTTGAATTAGCTGAAATGACCCTGATCCCAGCGCTGAAGGCTTGGGAGACGTAAGGGTTTCTTGCAGTGAAATACTTGCTTTTGTGCTGGAGAATGAAGCCAATCTAAAAGTTCAGAGGCTAAACGTGTCTTCCCCGACCCAGAGTCTCCCCTTATAACCACAAACCTTGTCtgtttgattttttcttttgcaTCGCGAAAGGCCTTGGTGTTTACaaactgaaatgttttttgttgttcCTGTACCCAGTTCTCTGTCTGACctgaaaatgttaataaatattttattgatctAAAGTGAGATTTGAATTAAAGCATTTTAACTTTAAACAATTATTCATTAATCATCGAATAACCACAACGCTTCAGATGCAGAAATGTTTAACAAAGTGACGAATTTCTCCCAggtcagaatatatatatatgtatagaaaaAAACATAGCAACTAATGCAAAAGTCACCGTTCAGTGTGTGGGGCTTCAATGACCTGTCTCTTTGTAAGTATAAAAATATCCTATCTAACTTCGGTATTGATTTATTAAGCGCCTTAGATAGAACATTCCGGGAAATTTTATACGATAAGGATATTCTAGTGAAACAACAATACAAAGCAATGAGGACAAAATTCCATTGTCTAAAGGAATTACCAATTTAAATAACTAAAATGcaatacacaaaaatatcaattgataCTTACTGATAATGTTTCGTTGCTCCGTCTGGtccatgttttcattttctaaGATGAAACAATATATTGTGCGTTAGTGGGAACTAATTTTAGTGGTTTTAAAAAGGTATACGGATGATATTTTGCAATCATATGGGTAAAGTAAACAAAATGGAAACCTGGATAACACACAAAATATCAGAATGAGTTTGGAAATCTCTGACAATCCCTACTTTAATCTACAGGCTTGTGACAACCAGCttggtacatatgtacatgtatcaaatgtGTCAACTACAAAGtacataaaaaaaagttttgatagttttattaattattctgtactttctaaatatatacaatatcaaataatttgaatttgagtttgattttttttcttcaaagaatacattttatttggtaattagCCTGAAATACGCACtttttctaattaaaatatttaattcattataagaaaataaaaaacagaatATCTGAAAATGTTGAACCTCTTTTCtccaatacaaaatacaaattaatagataacacagttatacacaTGCATAGGTTTTAAATACTAGATACGAAATAAATCTGAATGCAATACAAATCATTTCATCCTGAGTCATTTGCCTCGAACCTTTTTCTCATATTATCATCGATGTACACATGATAGAATGCATATTTTACTCACTTTTGATAGATGATAGTATCATTTCCTCGTTTTGTTTCGTTCTCTCTTCTAGTTCTGAAACAATAAAAGTTTGATAAAACTTTATACGTTAATCCACAGACACAATTTCAGAACATGGAAGTTcaagatgtatatatagttttgcaTGCGGTACGATATGTAAGAAGTATGTAAATTTGAGCCTCAACAAACAGAATACAGACATTTTTGGTAGAGGTTTTTGTCCTATATGAAAACTTCATGGGCTTCTCAGAAGTGATCAAATGAAATTCTcaaaaatatatgattattattattttgttggttttaaGCTGCTTCCTCTTGATAATATAATTGTAATTCGTTGACGTGATATTTAGTTATTCCGTAAAACACGAGTTTGATAATCACCTTCGATTTGCTGTGATAACTTCACAACAT is a window encoding:
- the LOC117326736 gene encoding serine/threonine-protein phosphatase 6 regulatory ankyrin repeat subunit B-like; amino-acid sequence: MLTVQHTFLNKTLNQITGHIFVLHEVARSKIMKMLDISKPLSNSQKWEIFREACIYGRHDICAYLSELFQVQLLQVDKREYGHCLQLIAIIGSVECFQIAASFFIQDCQSDEERKLSFKTLTDELGSNVLHMAILARQRQMILYLMKQYHYLLRQKNLIGASGLSLIANTCMLGILTQRDIESVFKSMCQNGMTESLIDEDGKTILLWACSSGNEELCVKLLPISPANLLKNRNGISCLHHIACSGKIEWFKAATALIIKNQNNLDIEKLLEDSNGFTALHYACVNGHRVMSSYLITKYPRLIHKKDQIDRHCLHFIAMSGNVESFQSIAALALRDMNDKERQLFIETLIDKNGLTVLNYACSKGHRDISVNLIEKYPRLLNQKDEIDHHCLHYIAMSGNVECFQSIAAFALKDMNDKERQRFFETLIDKNGWTVLHYACSKGHKDISVNLIEKYPRLLNQKDKIDHHCLHFIAMSGNVESFQSIAAFALKDMNDKDRQRFIETLIDKKGWTVLHHACFKGHRDISFHLIEKYPRLLHQKDQIDQHCLHFIAMSGNVECFHSIAALALKDMNDNGRQRFMETLIDKKGLTVLHHACFKGHRDISFHLIEKYPRLLHQKDQIDQHCLHFIAMSGNVECFQSIAAFALKDMNDKERQRFFETLIDKKGWTVLHHACFKGHRDISFHLIEKYPRLLHQKDQIDHHCLHLIAELGNVECFQAIAALALKDMNETERELFMESLIDKNGWTVLHVACLIGNKDFCLELVENFPRLFSQTDKIGRHCLHLIAQLGNVECFQSITLLALKDVNETEREQFLEALVDNKGWTVLYHACLNGRTDLCLNLIEKYPRLFSQRDQMDRHCLHLIAMSGNVKCFQSITHLALKDMNEAERERFQDALVDNNGWTVLHYSCLNGRNDLCLDLIKKFPRLFSQKDPMDRHCLHLNAMSGNVKCFQSITLLALKDMNETERELFMETLIDKNGLTVLHFACLNGRTDLCLDLIEKYPRLFSQKDPMDRHCLHLNAMSGNVNCFQSITRLALKI